A genomic segment from Sorangium aterium encodes:
- a CDS encoding GTPase-associated system all-helical protein GASH produces MHKNFGEWYRLVAVEPDGAKLAKRWAGVKAWATALRNDDESVLETVRIFQGLPLKASRDPFLAVFRQQDPAFPQRNDLELQVLAGASLVECVQSVGADGEGLHAAILAGAALEASSLRAKEPRLDEIAREVATGLHVITVEQRKRRSVNCDVIREKADAAVEAMKQIPSISNWDILKSVVTPIFQALVDAVRAADVELTDAAQSLRSADEETNILWWIEGGCSRDTNKPWSALKDGAAVIAGTELADLTDVALGPRNASAFLERVLSESTAKRESALSNYVNVLPDEWAQELGKRADERALDLTPLRLAIFHRGKSDTASWQQYFDSSSGMKSSAQLTAARVARQAYVEAILLRTLADAETEE; encoded by the coding sequence ATGCACAAGAACTTTGGCGAATGGTATCGGCTGGTGGCTGTCGAACCCGACGGAGCGAAGCTCGCGAAGCGCTGGGCCGGGGTGAAGGCGTGGGCGACTGCACTTCGCAACGACGACGAGAGCGTCCTCGAGACCGTCCGCATCTTCCAAGGCCTGCCGTTGAAGGCGTCGAGGGATCCGTTCCTCGCTGTCTTTCGGCAGCAGGACCCCGCGTTCCCGCAGCGCAACGATCTTGAGCTGCAGGTGCTCGCTGGCGCATCCCTCGTCGAGTGCGTTCAGTCGGTTGGTGCCGACGGCGAAGGCTTGCACGCGGCCATCCTCGCGGGCGCTGCGCTGGAGGCTTCCAGCCTTCGCGCCAAGGAGCCTCGGCTCGATGAGATCGCGCGTGAGGTGGCTACCGGGCTGCACGTCATAACCGTCGAGCAGCGTAAACGAAGGTCGGTGAATTGTGATGTCATCCGGGAGAAGGCGGATGCCGCAGTTGAGGCGATGAAGCAGATTCCCAGCATCTCCAACTGGGATATCCTTAAGAGCGTCGTCACGCCGATCTTTCAGGCGCTTGTTGATGCAGTCCGGGCGGCCGATGTCGAGCTGACGGACGCCGCCCAGAGCCTTCGGTCCGCCGACGAGGAGACCAACATCCTGTGGTGGATTGAAGGTGGCTGCAGTCGCGACACGAACAAGCCCTGGTCCGCGCTCAAGGACGGCGCAGCGGTAATTGCCGGAACTGAACTCGCTGACCTCACCGATGTGGCATTGGGGCCGCGTAATGCGTCGGCGTTCTTAGAGCGCGTGCTTTCGGAATCGACGGCAAAGAGGGAGTCGGCCTTGTCCAACTACGTCAACGTCTTGCCCGACGAGTGGGCCCAAGAGCTGGGGAAGAGGGCCGATGAGCGCGCGCTCGATCTGACTCCGCTCAGGCTCGCCATCTTTCATCGAGGCAAAAGCGACACGGCGAGCTGGCAGCAGTACTTCGACTCGTCCAGCGGAATGAAGTCGTCCGCCCAACTGACGGCTGCTCGCGTGGCTCGTCAGGCATACGTCGAGGCTATCCTATTGCGGACGCTGGCCGACGCCGAGACGGAGGAGTGA
- a CDS encoding serine/threonine-protein kinase — protein sequence MASTIVVPDGQASEPPVPPGADASLDLRPGTKLGRFEVLDRLGEGGMGVVVRARDHVLGRDVAIKVLRPEVLGRSGAATALARLVREAQAMARIKHPNVVTVHEVDASGGQVRVVMEHVDGRTLRAFCVEKRRPASEVVAAFLQAGKGLSQVHHAGLVHRDFKPDNVLVGADGRVRVTDFGLAGLAEGEAVSGPAEAGIEAALTRSGSFLGTPVYMAPEQHRREAADARADQYAFCVSLWEALAGERPFAGTTYDELRENVTLGRVREPPRGAEMPARIRRCLERGLSVDRDARYPDMDALLADLAKDPAAAWRRGLVAASGLALAGLLVFAFARQPADRLCKGGEARLAGVWDEATMAKVRAAFAGTGRPYAEDTYRRVEKALGERARAWVAMYADSCEATHVRGDQSAGLLDLRTLCLERRRQEMGALTALFAHGADAEVLDRSIEASLALPGLERCADAGALTAAVPPPADAAARARIDALRGRLAEARALDEAGKFGEALALMRPLADEARAADHAPIEAEALLMLGRAARDAHDAPAAEAALREALRAAARARDDALAAEAWPQLIYVIGYLEGRHADALALQLAAEGAVERTGGDTLASARLLGTLGSVLDEQGKYGEAAQHVERALAGLEKALGPNHPEVAATWSRLGTVLLHREKFDDAERAYTRALAIREETLGASHPSVALTLNSLGRLFNTQGKYRDALPRIERAISIQEKALGPDHPFLAASVNNLGNALVMLGETDAARRAHERVLAIREKALGPDHPDVAASLNNIGAVLEMQQRFAEATPYYERSLAIREKALGPDHASVASSLANLGSTLVAQKRYAEGLVRLERAAAIQEKAVGPSSHAVASLLTGIAGAHNDMGEPGKARPFAERALAIYAAKGEGVSPIEFADTRFHAARALWASARDRARAVELATQARDAYAAEEGEYAKRALTAAKEWLAAHGGAR from the coding sequence TTGGCAAGCACGATTGTCGTCCCGGACGGGCAAGCGTCCGAGCCTCCGGTGCCGCCCGGGGCCGATGCATCGCTCGATCTGCGCCCGGGGACGAAGCTCGGCCGGTTCGAGGTGCTCGATCGCCTCGGCGAGGGCGGCATGGGCGTGGTGGTGCGGGCGCGCGATCACGTGCTCGGCCGCGACGTGGCGATCAAGGTGCTGCGGCCCGAGGTGCTGGGGCGCTCGGGCGCGGCGACGGCCCTCGCGCGGCTCGTCCGCGAGGCGCAGGCCATGGCGAGGATCAAGCACCCCAACGTCGTCACGGTGCACGAGGTCGACGCCTCGGGCGGGCAGGTGCGCGTGGTGATGGAGCACGTCGACGGCCGGACGCTGCGCGCGTTCTGCGTCGAGAAGCGGCGGCCCGCGTCAGAGGTCGTGGCGGCCTTCCTCCAGGCGGGCAAAGGGCTGTCGCAGGTGCACCACGCGGGCCTCGTGCACCGCGATTTCAAGCCCGACAACGTCCTTGTCGGCGCCGACGGCCGCGTGCGCGTCACCGATTTCGGGCTCGCGGGGCTCGCCGAGGGCGAGGCCGTCAGCGGCCCCGCGGAGGCGGGGATAGAGGCCGCGCTCACGCGTTCGGGCTCGTTCTTGGGGACGCCGGTCTACATGGCGCCGGAGCAGCACCGGCGAGAGGCCGCGGATGCGCGGGCCGATCAGTATGCGTTCTGCGTGTCGCTATGGGAGGCGCTCGCGGGCGAGCGCCCGTTCGCCGGCACGACCTACGACGAGCTGCGCGAGAACGTGACGCTCGGGCGGGTGCGAGAGCCGCCGCGAGGGGCCGAGATGCCGGCGCGGATCCGCCGCTGTCTCGAGCGCGGCCTCTCCGTCGACCGGGACGCGCGATACCCCGACATGGACGCGCTGCTCGCCGACCTCGCAAAGGATCCGGCGGCGGCGTGGAGGCGGGGGCTCGTCGCGGCGTCGGGGCTCGCGCTCGCGGGCCTCCTCGTGTTCGCGTTCGCGCGGCAGCCTGCGGACAGGCTCTGCAAGGGCGGCGAGGCGAGGCTCGCGGGCGTCTGGGACGAGGCGACGATGGCCAAGGTGCGGGCAGCGTTCGCCGGCACCGGGCGGCCGTACGCGGAGGACACGTACCGGCGCGTGGAGAAGGCGCTGGGCGAGCGGGCGCGCGCGTGGGTCGCGATGTACGCCGACTCGTGCGAGGCCACGCATGTGAGGGGCGATCAGTCGGCCGGGCTCCTCGATCTCCGGACGCTGTGCCTGGAGCGCCGCCGCCAGGAGATGGGGGCGCTCACGGCGCTCTTCGCGCACGGAGCGGATGCCGAGGTGCTCGATCGATCGATCGAGGCATCGCTCGCGCTCCCCGGCCTCGAGCGCTGCGCGGACGCGGGCGCGCTGACCGCGGCGGTCCCGCCGCCTGCGGACGCCGCGGCGCGGGCCCGCATCGACGCGCTGCGGGGCCGCCTTGCCGAGGCCAGGGCCCTCGACGAAGCCGGCAAGTTCGGCGAGGCGCTCGCGCTCATGCGGCCGCTCGCCGACGAGGCCCGCGCGGCGGACCATGCCCCGATCGAGGCGGAGGCGCTCCTGATGCTCGGGCGCGCGGCGCGGGACGCTCACGACGCCCCGGCCGCGGAGGCGGCGCTCCGCGAGGCGCTGCGCGCGGCAGCGCGGGCCAGGGACGACGCCCTCGCGGCGGAGGCATGGCCCCAGCTCATCTACGTGATCGGCTACCTGGAGGGCCGGCACGCCGACGCGCTCGCGCTGCAGCTGGCCGCCGAGGGCGCGGTCGAGCGGACGGGGGGCGACACGCTGGCGAGCGCGCGGCTGCTCGGCACGCTGGGCAGCGTCCTCGACGAGCAGGGGAAGTACGGCGAGGCAGCGCAGCATGTGGAGCGCGCCCTGGCCGGCCTCGAGAAGGCCCTTGGTCCGAACCATCCCGAGGTCGCGGCGACGTGGAGCCGCCTGGGCACCGTCCTCCTCCACCGCGAGAAGTTCGACGACGCGGAGCGCGCCTACACCCGAGCGCTCGCCATCCGAGAGGAGACGCTGGGCGCCTCTCATCCGAGCGTCGCGCTCACGCTCAACAGCCTGGGTCGCCTCTTCAACACCCAGGGCAAATACCGAGATGCTTTGCCCCGGATCGAGCGCGCCATCTCCATCCAGGAGAAGGCGCTCGGCCCCGATCACCCGTTCCTGGCGGCCTCCGTCAACAACCTCGGCAATGCGCTCGTCATGCTCGGCGAGACCGACGCGGCCAGGCGTGCTCACGAGCGGGTGCTCGCCATCCGGGAGAAGGCGCTCGGCCCCGATCACCCCGACGTGGCGGCATCCCTCAACAACATCGGGGCTGTCCTGGAGATGCAGCAGAGGTTCGCCGAGGCGACGCCCTATTACGAGCGATCGCTCGCGATCCGCGAGAAGGCGCTCGGCCCCGATCACGCGAGCGTGGCTTCCTCGCTCGCCAACCTGGGGAGCACGCTCGTCGCGCAGAAGAGGTACGCCGAGGGCCTTGTGCGCCTCGAGCGCGCCGCGGCGATCCAGGAGAAGGCCGTGGGCCCGAGCTCGCATGCGGTCGCATCGCTGCTCACCGGGATCGCCGGCGCCCACAACGACATGGGCGAGCCGGGAAAGGCGCGCCCGTTCGCCGAGCGGGCGCTCGCCATCTATGCGGCGAAGGGCGAGGGCGTCTCTCCGATCGAGTTCGCCGATACGCGCTTCCACGCGGCCCGGGCGCTCTGGGCCTCGGCGCGGGACCGGGCGCGGGCGGTCGAGCTAGCGACCCAGGCGCGCGACGCCTATGCGGCCGAAGAGGGGGAGTACGCGAAGCGCGCGCTCACGGCGGCGAAGGAGTGGCTCGCGGCGCACGGCGGCGCGCGGTGA
- a CDS encoding sigma-54-dependent Fis family transcriptional regulator → MDLYPSLLQIVRILLSEDDDAKAPELVLRRVLEATGADRGFIVVREDGSYEQKFAVHFDKAKISDKERKFSRGLVRQAIETRQIVHLSRDADEPRSSLLKSLEESGASAALVAPLAHGADVYGAVYVEYKSRAASDEALRFVAEFAELAGLFLKRASEREALRRRSQRLERDLFARYDFEGIVTQDARMLALLKTVAQVADSDATVLVRGETGTGKELIARALHVNSPRRSKACVTLHTSALPGTILESELFGHVKGAFTGADRDRVGRVASAQGGTLFLDEVAEIAPEVQAKLLRFLQFGEIQRVGSDRTDKVDVRVIAATHQDLPALVEAGKFRRDLYFRLKVIEIGIAPLRERAGDIPLLVEHFLRTCWKRPGERPRFTERAARALREHAYPGNVRELAHVVERACILATGPELDVDLLPPDVAQPAGPGPLAPRFSRLSADELEAAREAGVAELERAFLVALMDRHGGNVSQAARESGFNRTYLQKLLAKHRVAGAGGRRPAFDG, encoded by the coding sequence ATGGATCTCTACCCCTCGCTCCTTCAGATCGTAAGGATCCTCCTCTCCGAGGACGACGACGCGAAGGCTCCCGAGCTCGTCCTCCGCCGCGTCCTCGAAGCCACGGGCGCCGACCGCGGCTTCATCGTCGTCCGTGAGGACGGCTCCTACGAGCAGAAGTTCGCGGTCCACTTCGACAAGGCGAAGATCTCCGACAAGGAGCGCAAGTTCAGCCGCGGCCTCGTGCGGCAGGCCATCGAGACTCGGCAGATCGTTCACCTCTCCAGGGACGCCGACGAGCCGCGCTCCTCGCTGCTCAAGAGCCTCGAGGAGTCGGGCGCGTCCGCCGCGCTCGTGGCGCCCCTCGCCCACGGCGCCGACGTCTACGGCGCGGTCTACGTGGAGTACAAGTCGCGGGCCGCCAGCGACGAGGCGCTCCGCTTCGTCGCCGAGTTCGCCGAGCTCGCAGGGCTCTTCCTCAAGCGGGCCAGCGAGCGCGAGGCGCTGCGCCGACGGAGCCAGCGCCTCGAGCGCGATCTCTTCGCCCGCTACGATTTCGAGGGCATCGTCACGCAGGACGCAAGGATGCTCGCGCTCCTCAAGACGGTCGCGCAGGTGGCCGACTCGGACGCGACCGTGCTCGTCCGCGGGGAGACGGGCACCGGCAAGGAGCTCATCGCCCGCGCGCTCCACGTGAACAGCCCGCGGCGCAGCAAGGCCTGCGTCACGCTGCACACCTCGGCGCTGCCGGGCACCATCCTCGAGTCGGAGCTCTTCGGCCACGTCAAAGGCGCGTTCACCGGGGCCGACCGGGACCGCGTCGGGCGGGTCGCATCGGCGCAGGGAGGCACGCTCTTCCTCGACGAGGTCGCGGAGATCGCGCCCGAGGTGCAGGCGAAGCTCCTGCGCTTCCTGCAGTTCGGCGAGATCCAGCGCGTGGGCTCCGACCGGACCGACAAGGTCGATGTCCGCGTGATCGCGGCGACGCACCAGGATCTGCCGGCGCTCGTCGAGGCAGGGAAGTTCCGGCGCGATCTGTACTTCCGGCTCAAGGTGATCGAGATCGGGATTGCGCCGCTGCGCGAGCGCGCGGGCGATATCCCGCTCCTCGTCGAGCATTTCCTCCGCACCTGCTGGAAACGCCCCGGCGAGCGGCCCCGCTTCACGGAGCGCGCCGCGCGGGCGCTCCGCGAGCATGCGTATCCGGGCAACGTGCGCGAGCTCGCCCACGTGGTGGAGCGCGCGTGCATCCTGGCGACGGGACCGGAGCTCGACGTGGATCTGCTCCCGCCCGATGTGGCTCAGCCAGCAGGCCCCGGGCCCCTGGCGCCGCGCTTCTCGCGGCTCTCCGCCGACGAGCTCGAGGCGGCGCGCGAGGCGGGCGTCGCCGAGCTGGAGCGTGCGTTCCTCGTGGCGCTCATGGATCGGCACGGCGGGAACGTGTCGCAGGCGGCGCGGGAGTCCGGGTTCAATCGGACCTACCTGCAGAAGCTCCTGGCGAAGCACCGGGTCGCCGGCGCAGGTGGCCGGCGCCCTGCCTTCGATGGGTGA
- a CDS encoding GAP1-N1 domain-containing protein: MAPASIHQAIHGYRDGHRLLSNSIPLTAEASRTMLVLSDMSGPSMQPGFDEYVTAYPLPGTDLFVFARTWYAPEMQRPGCVWTHSLLIPRAHVAHVPTASLLGAFQRPQIEGVESAASKPVVVDEVTSGGAKLDGFADRGLAASMIGAVLGQPRPVIVVADTAVQFEAVFLRLWEELWPAERARFSFCTGALMPRSNAGALLDLQAVPRAIPPSQFRKSASAALVLDLRAPSKPEAWVDLVLDGAVRGDATFRTWLEAAVGADAGRAIVPSVAPIFGEWHALGSSARRVVASVVSAKDIELGTRSRLVSMVFDRVDTEAGATGRRELLQDLCGHRDNDLTPIATMLEDQTRRLFEEARTEGVALVLSLVSGELTEVGECVLRTAVLLLVPNDVEAFGDAQAPFLSTIVGANPVLAQSSILWKRVGSRAIDVLSQLSGANLDDDARGAVIDAIFISGRDVSIDALVRFGGKVAITRALSALASGQLQFFWQWRSALSAQPDTVLEWLESLSAPSLRDLELGSRFVSPKATQARLVTVWKSGAAGAASMGPRVAAFGLTLAFWEGDVSSPLLAACFQPTYDAASNSRLEYEEWDWLREQAPPTSWYRDWDRCERLAAALARLLEKRSASLETVFGIVHSRPAIRKVATILDDDRDMRPYLKSLRKVAESSSTVGTRDQRDALLEDW; this comes from the coding sequence ATGGCACCTGCGAGCATTCACCAGGCGATCCACGGATACCGCGATGGCCACCGCCTGCTGAGCAACTCGATTCCGCTGACTGCGGAAGCGTCACGGACGATGCTCGTTCTGAGTGATATGTCCGGCCCGTCGATGCAGCCCGGTTTCGACGAGTATGTGACTGCCTATCCACTGCCTGGGACGGACCTCTTCGTTTTCGCTAGAACGTGGTACGCTCCGGAGATGCAGCGCCCCGGGTGCGTGTGGACGCATTCGCTGCTCATCCCTCGAGCGCATGTCGCCCACGTGCCGACCGCGAGCTTGCTCGGGGCGTTTCAACGTCCCCAAATCGAGGGCGTCGAGAGCGCGGCCTCGAAGCCAGTCGTGGTGGACGAGGTGACGTCCGGCGGCGCCAAACTGGACGGTTTCGCCGACAGGGGACTCGCCGCATCGATGATCGGTGCGGTCTTGGGCCAGCCCCGTCCGGTGATCGTCGTCGCCGACACGGCGGTCCAGTTCGAAGCAGTCTTCCTGCGACTCTGGGAGGAGCTGTGGCCTGCGGAAAGGGCACGATTCTCCTTCTGCACGGGCGCACTCATGCCGCGTTCGAATGCCGGCGCGCTGCTGGACCTTCAAGCTGTCCCTCGCGCGATTCCGCCGTCGCAGTTCCGCAAGAGCGCTAGCGCTGCCCTCGTCCTCGACCTTCGCGCGCCGAGTAAGCCCGAGGCGTGGGTGGATCTGGTTCTCGATGGCGCTGTGAGAGGCGACGCAACGTTTCGCACGTGGCTTGAGGCTGCTGTCGGGGCGGATGCGGGGCGGGCCATCGTGCCGAGCGTCGCGCCAATCTTTGGCGAGTGGCACGCGCTGGGCTCCTCGGCACGACGCGTTGTCGCGAGCGTTGTGAGCGCGAAGGACATTGAGCTGGGTACTCGGAGCCGACTCGTCAGCATGGTGTTCGACCGGGTCGACACGGAGGCTGGAGCAACCGGCCGGCGTGAACTGCTTCAGGACCTCTGCGGGCATCGAGACAACGATCTCACACCGATTGCCACGATGCTCGAAGACCAGACGCGGCGGCTCTTCGAAGAAGCGCGCACCGAGGGCGTCGCACTGGTCCTCTCGCTCGTCAGCGGCGAGCTGACCGAAGTCGGAGAATGCGTGCTTCGTACTGCAGTCCTCCTGCTTGTGCCTAATGATGTGGAGGCCTTTGGAGACGCGCAGGCGCCGTTCCTGTCGACCATCGTTGGCGCGAACCCGGTTCTCGCGCAATCGTCCATCCTCTGGAAGCGAGTTGGGTCGCGAGCCATCGACGTGCTCTCGCAGCTTAGCGGCGCAAATCTGGATGACGACGCGCGTGGCGCTGTCATCGACGCGATCTTCATATCGGGGCGTGACGTGTCCATCGACGCGCTCGTCCGTTTCGGCGGCAAGGTAGCGATCACCCGAGCCCTCTCGGCCCTTGCGTCCGGTCAGCTCCAGTTTTTCTGGCAATGGCGCTCGGCGCTCTCGGCACAGCCAGATACCGTGCTCGAGTGGCTCGAGAGCTTGTCCGCTCCGTCGCTTCGCGATCTTGAGCTGGGCAGTCGCTTCGTGAGCCCGAAGGCCACGCAGGCGCGACTCGTGACGGTGTGGAAGAGCGGCGCTGCGGGGGCGGCCTCGATGGGGCCTCGTGTTGCTGCGTTCGGTTTGACGCTGGCATTCTGGGAGGGGGACGTGAGCTCGCCGCTTCTCGCGGCGTGCTTCCAGCCCACATACGACGCTGCGAGCAACTCACGTCTCGAGTACGAGGAGTGGGATTGGCTGCGCGAACAGGCTCCTCCGACGTCCTGGTACCGCGACTGGGATCGCTGCGAGAGGCTCGCGGCCGCTCTCGCTCGTCTGCTCGAGAAGCGGAGCGCGTCGTTGGAGACCGTCTTCGGGATCGTGCACAGCCGCCCGGCCATCAGGAAGGTGGCCACCATCCTCGACGATGACAGGGACATGCGCCCGTACCTGAAGTCGCTTCGCAAGGTTGCCGAGTCTTCTTCGACCGTCGGTACGCGTGACCAGCGGGACGCGCTGCTTGAGGACTGGTAA
- a CDS encoding TRAFAC clade GTPase domain-containing protein: protein MADAVVADAKVEATGSPVEETEPEFIDLFSGTVLGATDAEAITLRSRTHLVVFAGAEGSGKTTVLASIYERLNQGPFAGFRFAGSRSLPGFEEICHLNRLASGGVQPDTQRTRLTDETKYYHLVLRGTEPSAARRDVLLSAMSGELFRMAKDSLEDAERLTFLRRADTIVVLVDGERLAAVAQRTSAQADAADILESLLDAKLVSPNCQVEIVFSKLDRITAAGKAALEFLSKTQEKFEGKFRARVPNLAFKKIAARPAPSSEQENSDGGLAEAFVSWTRVAPPASLDKHHGGPAPARDEREFSKFGWRHFERTWRDR, encoded by the coding sequence ATGGCCGACGCAGTCGTTGCAGATGCGAAGGTGGAAGCCACCGGGTCGCCGGTCGAAGAAACGGAGCCCGAGTTCATCGACCTCTTCTCCGGCACGGTGCTCGGGGCGACCGACGCGGAGGCGATCACCCTGCGCTCGCGCACACACCTCGTGGTATTCGCGGGAGCGGAAGGGAGCGGAAAGACGACGGTGCTGGCCTCGATCTACGAGCGCCTGAATCAGGGGCCGTTCGCTGGGTTCAGGTTCGCTGGCTCAAGGTCGCTGCCTGGATTCGAGGAGATCTGCCACCTGAACCGACTCGCCTCGGGTGGGGTCCAGCCGGACACGCAGCGAACGCGGTTGACCGACGAGACGAAGTACTACCACCTCGTCCTGCGAGGCACGGAACCTTCGGCGGCCCGCCGCGACGTTCTCCTCTCTGCGATGTCGGGTGAGCTGTTTCGCATGGCGAAGGACTCACTGGAGGACGCTGAGCGGCTCACGTTCTTGCGGCGGGCGGACACGATCGTCGTGCTCGTTGACGGCGAGCGTCTCGCAGCCGTCGCGCAACGCACGAGCGCGCAGGCTGATGCGGCGGACATTCTGGAGAGCTTGCTCGACGCCAAACTGGTGAGCCCCAATTGTCAGGTGGAGATCGTCTTTTCCAAGCTCGATCGCATCACGGCTGCGGGAAAGGCTGCGCTCGAGTTCCTTTCCAAGACTCAGGAGAAATTCGAAGGGAAGTTCCGTGCCCGCGTTCCGAACCTCGCGTTCAAGAAGATCGCGGCGCGTCCTGCGCCTTCATCGGAGCAGGAGAACTCCGATGGTGGGCTCGCGGAGGCGTTCGTCTCATGGACGCGCGTCGCGCCGCCGGCCTCGCTAGATAAGCATCATGGTGGCCCGGCTCCCGCGCGCGACGAGCGAGAGTTCAGCAAATTCGGCTGGCGACACTTCGAGCGGACCTGGAGGGACCGGTGA
- a CDS encoding TRAFAC clade GTPase domain-containing protein — protein MSNSANLLFIGLPGSGKTTFLAALWHVLSDRSSSTTLKLRKLSGDRTYLNQITKEWRECSQVPRTNLQTEQVVVLHLDGERFGAFDLSIPDLAGEAFKQQLTDRRMSRHHNGFVQDATGVMLFLHPDVQKGTQLSVARRLEAELSASQKGDAATTSTMANTWSPDMLPTQAQLVELLQFVLERTQRRLRVAVVVSAWDLVDHLGAPRAFVARELPLLQQFLEANDDLFEHSIFGVSAQGGDITVEAKKQTLLELDDALKRIKVREDQHTSQDITKPIAWLLRGR, from the coding sequence GTGAGCAATTCGGCGAACCTCCTCTTCATCGGGTTGCCCGGTTCGGGGAAAACGACCTTTTTGGCTGCCTTGTGGCACGTGCTCTCGGACCGGAGCAGCTCGACGACGCTCAAGCTGAGGAAGCTGAGCGGCGACCGGACCTACCTCAATCAGATCACGAAGGAGTGGCGCGAGTGCTCCCAGGTGCCGCGCACGAACCTTCAGACGGAGCAGGTCGTCGTTCTTCATCTCGACGGCGAGCGCTTCGGCGCGTTCGACCTCTCGATCCCGGACTTGGCCGGCGAAGCCTTCAAGCAGCAACTGACGGATCGGAGGATGAGCCGGCACCACAACGGGTTCGTTCAAGACGCGACGGGGGTGATGCTGTTCCTTCACCCTGATGTCCAGAAGGGCACGCAGCTCTCGGTTGCGCGTCGACTCGAGGCCGAGCTGTCCGCAAGCCAGAAGGGAGATGCTGCGACAACCAGCACCATGGCGAACACCTGGTCTCCCGACATGCTCCCGACCCAGGCGCAGCTCGTGGAACTCCTGCAGTTTGTCCTCGAACGCACGCAGCGAAGGCTGCGCGTCGCCGTGGTGGTGTCGGCATGGGACCTCGTCGACCACCTCGGAGCGCCGCGGGCCTTCGTTGCACGCGAGCTTCCCTTGCTTCAGCAATTCTTGGAGGCGAACGACGATCTGTTCGAACACTCCATTTTTGGTGTGAGCGCGCAGGGGGGCGACATCACCGTCGAGGCTAAGAAGCAGACGCTTCTCGAACTCGACGATGCGTTAAAGCGCATCAAGGTTCGGGAGGACCAGCACACCAGCCAAGACATCACGAAGCCGATCGCATGGCTTTTGAGGGGCAGGTAG